One stretch of Variovorax sp. 54 DNA includes these proteins:
- a CDS encoding Crp/Fnr family transcriptional regulator — translation MPTTKPAIPAASLTIAQLLQGSAWFPLLDVGAGERVLDEMREVEVAAGAALCRRGDTPLHWYGTLEGLLKWSITSSDGRSVTLGGLSVGSWFGEGTLLRAVPRSADIIALRPSRVAQLPLETFEWLHRTQRGFDHFLLQQINERLHWFMGSYAAHRLLDADSQVARALAGLFHPWLHPGSEPHLQTSQEEIANLSGVSRQRCNAALNRLKEAGFLHIEYGGITVTDLEGLRRFIQE, via the coding sequence ATGCCCACGACCAAGCCGGCGATTCCCGCAGCCTCCCTGACCATTGCCCAGCTGCTGCAAGGCTCGGCTTGGTTCCCGCTACTCGACGTGGGCGCGGGCGAGCGCGTGCTCGACGAGATGCGCGAGGTCGAGGTGGCGGCCGGCGCCGCGCTGTGCCGGCGCGGCGACACGCCGCTGCACTGGTACGGCACGCTCGAAGGGCTGCTCAAGTGGTCGATCACCTCCAGCGACGGCCGCTCGGTCACGCTGGGCGGGCTGTCGGTGGGCAGCTGGTTCGGCGAAGGCACGCTGCTGCGCGCCGTGCCGCGCTCGGCCGACATCATTGCGCTGCGACCCAGCCGCGTGGCGCAGCTGCCGCTGGAGACCTTCGAGTGGCTGCACCGCACGCAGCGCGGCTTCGATCACTTCCTGCTGCAGCAGATCAACGAGCGGCTGCACTGGTTCATGGGCAGCTACGCCGCGCACCGCCTGCTCGACGCCGACAGCCAGGTGGCGCGCGCGCTGGCCGGCCTGTTCCACCCGTGGCTGCATCCGGGGAGCGAGCCGCACCTGCAGACTTCGCAGGAAGAGATCGCGAATTTGTCGGGCGTGTCGCGGCAGCGGTGCAATGCGGCGCTCAACCGGCTGAAGGAGGCAGGCTTCCTGCACATCGAGTACGGCGGCATCACCGTGACCGACCTCGAAGGGCTGCGGCGCTTCATCCAGGAATGA
- a CDS encoding alpha/beta hydrolase fold domain-containing protein: MTLPWPLFLALLKLLGRRRRFESAEGLRAAVAHDRKTARAEPPASVRKRCTVSQRQVNGHACYTLAPLSGAGTTQLLYLHGGAHVAEISPFHWRLVAELVETTGCVAHVPIFPLAPEHTYRPACAMVNEVYRTLAAAHDPRHLVLMGDSAGGGLALALAQGFAALGLPQPRDIVLVSPWLDLTVTNAAIPALEAVDPWLARPGLAAAGRWWAGDEDPGLPHLSPLHGSLQGLGRLTVFIGTRDLLLADCRALHVRAAAQGVPVEMHEAEGMVHVWPLLPVKQAMAARATIAGIVRGGD; the protein is encoded by the coding sequence ATGACCTTGCCCTGGCCCCTGTTCCTCGCATTGCTGAAGCTCCTGGGCCGTCGCCGCCGTTTCGAAAGCGCCGAAGGGTTGCGCGCGGCCGTGGCGCACGACCGCAAGACCGCGCGCGCCGAGCCGCCTGCCTCCGTGCGCAAGCGCTGCACGGTCAGCCAGCGCCAGGTGAATGGCCACGCGTGCTACACGCTGGCGCCGTTGTCCGGCGCGGGCACGACGCAGCTGCTGTACCTGCATGGCGGCGCGCACGTGGCCGAGATTTCGCCGTTCCATTGGCGGCTGGTGGCAGAGCTGGTCGAAACGACGGGCTGCGTCGCGCATGTGCCGATCTTTCCACTCGCGCCCGAGCACACGTACCGCCCGGCCTGTGCGATGGTGAACGAGGTCTACCGCACCCTGGCCGCTGCGCACGACCCGCGGCACTTGGTACTGATGGGCGATTCAGCGGGCGGTGGCCTTGCGCTCGCACTCGCGCAGGGCTTTGCCGCGCTGGGGCTGCCGCAACCGCGCGACATCGTGCTCGTCTCGCCCTGGCTCGACCTCACGGTGACGAACGCGGCGATCCCCGCGCTCGAAGCCGTCGATCCGTGGCTGGCCCGTCCGGGGCTGGCGGCCGCAGGGCGCTGGTGGGCCGGCGACGAAGACCCGGGCCTGCCGCACCTGAGCCCGCTGCACGGTTCGCTGCAGGGGCTGGGCCGGCTCACGGTCTTCATCGGCACGCGCGACCTGCTGCTGGCGGATTGCCGGGCGCTGCACGTGCGGGCCGCGGCGCAGGGCGTGCCGGTCGAGATGCACGAGGCCGAGGGCATGGTCCACGTCTGGCCGTTGCTGCCGGTGAAGCAGGCGATGGCGGCGCGCGCCACCATCGCGGGGATCGTGCGCGGCGGCGACTGA
- a CDS encoding DUF1090 domain-containing protein, which yields MKLLPLVLAAAAAFTTLGAAAQPAGPATCDAKREAIGRDIEMAQSKGQKQRVRGLETALAEVNRHCTDAKLAAEHQRRIRSQERKVAERERDLREAQQKGRASKIADREKKLHEAQAELQQLKGAQ from the coding sequence ATGAAACTACTGCCCCTCGTGCTGGCCGCCGCAGCCGCGTTCACCACCCTCGGTGCCGCCGCGCAACCCGCTGGCCCCGCCACCTGCGACGCCAAGCGCGAGGCCATCGGCCGCGACATCGAGATGGCCCAATCCAAGGGCCAGAAGCAGCGGGTTCGCGGGCTCGAAACCGCGTTGGCGGAAGTGAACCGCCACTGCACCGACGCCAAGCTGGCGGCCGAGCATCAGCGGCGCATCCGCAGTCAGGAGCGCAAGGTGGCCGAGCGCGAGCGCGACCTGCGTGAGGCCCAGCAGAAGGGCCGCGCCAGCAAGATCGCCGACCGCGAGAAAAAACTGCACGAGGCTCAGGCCGAGCTGCAACAGCTCAAGGGTGCGCAGTAA
- a CDS encoding 3-keto-5-aminohexanoate cleavage protein yields MSKRKVIVTIAPTGGMAHKSQNPHLPTQPAEIAADVLRCWNAGASVVAIHARRPDDGATCNAEVYRDINSRIRAAGCDIVLNNSTGGGVHGDMVKPLAGDRWEIAWEERIKGMDAGAEMCTLDATTLNLSFEGKQILMDTPITRGRELAAGMKARGIKPEWEVFSPTHILQDTTTLIEEGHDDAPYFINLVMNVHRNFQNAMPYSPRNLQMMVDTLPQGAIFGVSGIGMSQLEANVAALLLGGHARVGLEDNLYFRQGELATNVQLTERIVRVIRELDMEVATPAEARQIMGLPRVGGPRPEFALG; encoded by the coding sequence ATGTCGAAGCGCAAAGTGATCGTGACCATCGCCCCCACCGGCGGCATGGCGCACAAGTCGCAGAACCCCCACCTCCCCACCCAGCCCGCCGAGATCGCCGCCGACGTGCTGCGCTGCTGGAACGCCGGCGCCAGCGTGGTGGCCATCCACGCGCGCCGGCCCGACGACGGCGCCACCTGCAACGCCGAGGTGTACCGCGACATCAACAGCCGCATCCGCGCGGCCGGCTGCGACATCGTGCTCAACAACTCCACCGGCGGCGGCGTGCACGGCGACATGGTGAAGCCGCTGGCGGGCGACCGCTGGGAAATTGCGTGGGAAGAACGCATCAAGGGCATGGACGCCGGCGCCGAGATGTGCACGCTCGACGCCACCACGCTCAACCTGAGCTTCGAAGGCAAGCAGATCCTGATGGACACGCCGATCACGCGCGGGCGCGAACTTGCCGCCGGCATGAAGGCGCGCGGCATCAAGCCCGAGTGGGAGGTGTTCAGCCCCACGCACATCCTGCAGGACACGACCACGCTGATCGAGGAAGGCCATGACGACGCGCCCTATTTCATCAACCTGGTGATGAACGTGCACCGCAACTTCCAGAACGCGATGCCGTACTCGCCGCGCAACCTGCAGATGATGGTCGACACGCTGCCCCAGGGCGCCATCTTCGGCGTGAGCGGCATCGGCATGTCGCAGCTCGAAGCCAACGTGGCGGCGCTGCTACTGGGCGGCCATGCGCGCGTGGGGCTGGAAGACAACCTCTACTTCCGCCAGGGCGAGCTGGCCACCAACGTGCAGCTCACCGAGCGCATCGTGCGCGTGATCCGCGAGCTGGACATGGAAGTGGCCACGCCGGCCGAGGCGCGGCAGATCATGGGCCTGCCGCGCGTGGGTGGACCGCGGCCCGAGTTCGCGCTGGGCTGA